A stretch of the Clostridiales bacterium genome encodes the following:
- a CDS encoding Gfo/Idh/MocA family oxidoreductase: MNLILIGAGQRGMIYSRYSCEQGHTVVAVAEPDDARREAARTAFSLPESACFRTAEDLLSRPRMADAAIIATMDRDHYSQAIRAMELGYDLLLEKPISPDPAETLAIADTALRLGRRVVVCHVLRYSPFYRKLKEILDSGELGKIISIDHTENIGNYHIAHSFVRGNWRNEKLSSPIILQKSCHDMDLLLWLAGKSVRRIYSTGSLSFFRPENAPAGSAGRCLDCPVAESCRFDARKAYLPVIGEWPAQVLTEDQTESGIMEALRTGPYGRCVFRCDNDVCDHQSVAMEYEDGATAVFTLCGMTDRMHRTIHIMCEHGEILGDDDPGEITVSHFRSSVTENAEQERILIGQVSGAHSGGDVGLVKAFLAALGSGTAASSEISRSVESHLLAFAAEESRKTGQAVDMAAWTERLRTR; the protein is encoded by the coding sequence ATGAACCTGATTCTCATCGGCGCGGGGCAGCGCGGTATGATCTATTCCCGTTATTCCTGTGAACAGGGGCACACGGTGGTCGCCGTCGCGGAGCCGGACGATGCCCGGCGGGAAGCTGCCCGGACTGCGTTCAGTCTCCCGGAGAGCGCCTGCTTCCGCACCGCGGAAGACCTGCTCAGCCGCCCGCGCATGGCGGATGCCGCCATCATTGCCACCATGGACCGGGATCATTACTCCCAGGCTATCCGGGCCATGGAGCTCGGGTATGACCTCCTGCTGGAAAAGCCGATTTCCCCGGATCCGGCGGAAACGCTGGCCATTGCGGATACCGCCCTCCGGCTCGGCCGCCGGGTCGTCGTCTGCCACGTGCTGCGCTACTCCCCCTTCTATCGGAAGCTGAAGGAAATCCTGGACAGCGGGGAGCTCGGGAAGATCATCTCCATCGATCATACCGAAAACATCGGCAACTACCATATTGCCCACAGCTTTGTCCGCGGAAACTGGCGGAATGAGAAGCTTTCCAGCCCCATCATCCTGCAGAAGAGCTGCCATGATATGGACCTGCTGCTCTGGCTCGCCGGCAAAAGCGTCCGGCGCATCTACTCCACGGGAAGCCTTTCCTTCTTCCGTCCGGAGAACGCGCCTGCCGGAAGTGCCGGGCGCTGCCTGGACTGCCCGGTTGCGGAAAGCTGCCGCTTCGATGCCCGGAAGGCCTACCTTCCCGTCATCGGGGAATGGCCCGCCCAGGTGCTGACCGAAGACCAGACGGAATCCGGTATTATGGAAGCGCTCCGGACCGGTCCCTACGGGCGCTGCGTGTTCCGCTGCGACAATGATGTGTGCGACCACCAGAGCGTGGCCATGGAGTATGAGGACGGCGCCACCGCCGTGTTCACCCTCTGCGGCATGACCGACCGCATGCACCGCACCATCCATATCATGTGCGAGCACGGGGAAATTCTGGGGGATGACGATCCCGGTGAAATCACAGTCAGCCATTTCCGCTCCAGCGTAACGGAAAACGCTGAGCAGGAGCGGATCCTGATCGGGCAGGTCAGCGGCGCGCACAGCGGCGGGGATGTCGGCCTGGTGAAGGCGTTCCTGGCTGCCCTGGGCAGCGGAACCGCCGCCTCATCGGAGATCTCCCGTTCCGTGGAGAGCCACCTGCTCGCCTTTGCGGCGGAAGAATCCCGGAAAACGGGACAGGCCGTGGATATGGCAGCCTGGACGGAAAGGCTGCGCACCAGATGA
- a CDS encoding LacI family DNA-binding transcriptional regulator, whose product MANIRDVAKRAGVSPATVSRVLNNNQTYKITNETRENVLRAVTELGYTPLIKKTDRSEREAVDQRFSIGCLLATTRGKYRDPYYLSLLSGIEAEMEKQGGVVSLIHTEQELEDPEILNRTLEAGLDGLVMMRPLEEPLFNQLRERIPHIVGIDTGHMPIDNIEYDHFRVSRMAVEYLYGKGYREIGFIGGGAGNQPMRRSRRYRSYLETMAELGLEVRPEWVLDCQWDDRKCMELVEAAAAGPGLPRAIYASSDLMAMAALRALYRLGIRVPDQVAVIGMTDIEMSQYANPPLTTIHVPVEEMGRTCARVLAERIRGDESLPKRIILPSELVPRDSA is encoded by the coding sequence ATGGCGAATATCCGCGATGTCGCAAAGCGGGCGGGCGTTTCACCCGCCACCGTATCCAGGGTGCTGAACAACAATCAAACCTATAAAATAACGAACGAAACACGCGAAAATGTGTTGCGTGCCGTTACCGAGCTGGGATATACGCCCCTGATCAAAAAAACCGACCGGTCCGAACGGGAAGCCGTGGACCAGCGGTTCTCCATCGGCTGCCTGCTGGCGACCACCCGCGGCAAGTACAGGGATCCGTATTACCTCTCCCTCCTCAGCGGAATTGAGGCTGAGATGGAGAAGCAGGGCGGCGTGGTTTCCCTGATCCATACCGAGCAGGAGCTGGAGGATCCGGAGATCCTGAACCGGACGCTGGAGGCAGGCTTGGACGGCCTGGTGATGATGCGCCCCCTGGAGGAACCCCTTTTCAACCAGCTGCGGGAGCGGATTCCGCATATCGTTGGAATTGATACCGGGCATATGCCGATTGACAATATTGAATATGACCATTTCCGCGTCAGCCGGATGGCGGTGGAGTATTTATATGGGAAAGGATACCGGGAGATCGGGTTTATCGGCGGCGGCGCGGGAAACCAACCCATGCGGCGCTCCCGCCGGTACCGCAGTTACCTGGAGACGATGGCGGAGCTGGGGCTGGAAGTCCGCCCGGAATGGGTCCTGGACTGCCAGTGGGATGACCGGAAATGCATGGAACTGGTGGAAGCCGCGGCGGCCGGCCCGGGACTGCCCCGCGCGATTTACGCGTCCAGCGACCTGATGGCGATGGCGGCCCTCCGGGCGCTGTACCGCCTGGGCATCCGCGTTCCGGACCAGGTGGCGGTGATCGGGATGACGGATATTGAAATGAGCCAGTATGCCAATCCACCCCTGACCACGATCCATGTGCCGGTGGAGGAGATGGGCCGGACCTGCGCCAGGGTGCTTGCGGAACGGATCCGCGGCGATGAATCGCTGCCCAAACGGATCATCCTTCCTTCGGAACTGGTTCCGCGCGATTCCGCCTGA
- a CDS encoding aminoglycoside phosphotransferase family protein: MEEIIRLFRTEGTPVRCVPHGSGHINQTWLVETDRSRRYILQKVNTATFPDADGLMRNIILVTGHLRKKDPAPGHVLTLVLTADGEYYIKKPGNELWRMYDFISGGICLDRAENPEDFRLSGTAFGRFQQQMADFPAGELTEVIRGFHDTPARYAALHRAVREDRAGRLAGVREEIDFCLEREEGAGLMVSMQRAGELPLRVTHNDTKLNNVMLDEKTRQPLCILDLDTVMPGLAGNDFGDAIRFGASTAAEDEPDLSRVHLDLKLYSAFAEGFLGACGKDLTEAELETLPDGARLMTLESAVRFLTDYLDGDVYFHTARPEHNLDRTRTQTALVAEMEANEGRIRQMMRRIRMEEGI; this comes from the coding sequence ATGGAAGAAATCATTCGGCTGTTCCGGACGGAAGGAACACCGGTCCGCTGCGTACCGCACGGATCGGGGCATATCAATCAGACCTGGCTGGTGGAGACCGACCGATCCCGCCGGTATATCCTGCAAAAAGTGAATACGGCCACATTTCCCGACGCGGACGGGCTGATGCGGAATATCATCCTGGTGACCGGACACCTGCGGAAGAAGGATCCGGCCCCCGGGCATGTGCTAACGCTCGTGCTGACGGCGGACGGGGAGTACTATATCAAAAAGCCCGGGAATGAACTCTGGCGGATGTATGATTTCATCAGCGGCGGCATCTGCCTGGACCGGGCGGAGAACCCGGAGGATTTCCGGCTGAGCGGCACGGCGTTCGGGCGCTTCCAGCAGCAGATGGCGGATTTTCCCGCGGGGGAGCTGACGGAAGTGATCCGCGGTTTTCACGATACCCCCGCAAGATACGCGGCGCTGCACCGGGCCGTCCGGGAGGACCGGGCCGGCCGCCTGGCGGGCGTTCGGGAGGAAATCGATTTCTGCCTGGAACGGGAAGAAGGCGCGGGCCTGATGGTGTCGATGCAGCGGGCGGGAGAACTGCCGCTTCGGGTGACGCACAATGACACGAAACTGAACAACGTCATGCTGGATGAAAAGACCCGGCAGCCGCTGTGCATCCTGGACCTGGATACGGTGATGCCCGGGCTGGCGGGCAATGATTTCGGCGACGCAATCCGCTTCGGCGCATCCACCGCGGCGGAGGATGAACCGGACCTGTCCCGGGTGCACCTGGACCTGAAACTGTACTCGGCGTTTGCGGAGGGCTTCCTCGGGGCCTGCGGAAAGGACCTGACCGAAGCGGAACTGGAGACGCTGCCGGACGGCGCGCGCTTGATGACACTGGAAAGCGCCGTGCGCTTCCTGACCGATTACCTGGACGGGGACGTATATTTCCATACGGCCCGGCCGGAGCATAACCTGGACAGGACGCGGACCCAGACTGCCCTGGTGGCGGAAATGGAAGCAAATGAAGGCCGGATCCGGCAGATGATGCGGCGGATCCGGATGGAGGAAGGCATATGA
- a CDS encoding phosphoglucomutase/phosphomannomutase family protein: MIRFGTGGWRAVIGDEFTRENIRRIAAALARRMQAEGCAEQGICAGYDRRFLSREALIWFCQVLAGEGITVYFVNMSCPTPQVMFTVKEKKLPYGAMVTASHNPAIWNGIKLFTAGGRDAAIEVTEAIQETANRLKDEEIGEMDFEEAKAAGIIRIIDPRDAYLDSILKQVNTEAIRKRRLRIVLDPMFGVSLTGLQTILYTSRCDIDVINDRHDAFFGRHLPAPNPDTLVDLQYAVKEHRADVGIATDGDADRLGIIDEKGNYITANETLALLYLYLLEHKGWKGPAVRNIATTHMLDRIAEAHGEKSIEVPVGFKYISAGMEEHDALIGGESSGGLTVRGHIAGKDGLYAASLLVEMLSVSGKKLSELVQDLYDRYGEMHSAEYDWALTVEKKEEIRRLMMEEKKLPDFGKQADRVSYMDGCKVYFPDGWVILRFSGTEPRIRIFAEAPTVQEAEALVRTMAGFTGLA, translated from the coding sequence ATGATCCGGTTTGGAACAGGCGGATGGCGGGCAGTGATCGGGGACGAATTTACAAGGGAAAACATCCGGCGCATCGCGGCGGCACTCGCCCGGCGGATGCAGGCGGAAGGCTGCGCGGAACAGGGAATCTGCGCCGGCTATGACCGGCGGTTCCTGAGCCGGGAGGCGCTGATCTGGTTCTGCCAGGTGCTGGCAGGCGAGGGAATCACGGTTTATTTTGTCAACATGAGCTGCCCCACGCCGCAGGTGATGTTTACCGTAAAGGAAAAGAAGCTGCCCTACGGGGCAATGGTCACGGCCAGCCATAACCCGGCCATCTGGAACGGGATCAAGCTGTTCACCGCGGGCGGCCGGGACGCGGCCATAGAGGTAACCGAAGCCATCCAGGAGACCGCCAACCGCCTGAAGGATGAAGAAATCGGGGAGATGGATTTCGAGGAAGCGAAAGCGGCGGGAATCATCCGGATCATTGATCCGCGGGACGCCTACCTGGATTCTATCCTGAAGCAGGTCAATACGGAGGCCATCCGGAAGCGCAGGCTGCGGATTGTGCTGGACCCGATGTTCGGCGTCAGCCTGACCGGGCTGCAGACGATCCTGTATACCTCCCGGTGCGATATCGACGTGATCAACGACCGGCATGACGCATTCTTCGGCCGGCACCTTCCGGCACCGAACCCGGACACCCTGGTGGACCTGCAGTACGCGGTGAAGGAGCACCGGGCCGACGTGGGCATCGCAACGGACGGAGACGCCGACCGCCTGGGCATCATTGACGAGAAAGGCAACTACATCACGGCGAATGAGACGCTGGCGCTGCTGTACCTGTACCTGCTGGAGCACAAAGGCTGGAAGGGACCTGCGGTGCGGAACATCGCCACCACCCATATGCTGGACCGGATTGCGGAGGCGCACGGCGAGAAGAGTATCGAGGTGCCGGTCGGCTTCAAGTATATTTCCGCGGGGATGGAGGAGCATGACGCGCTGATCGGCGGCGAGTCCTCCGGCGGCCTCACGGTGCGCGGGCATATCGCCGGCAAGGACGGCCTGTACGCGGCCAGCCTGCTGGTGGAGATGCTGAGCGTCTCCGGAAAGAAGCTCAGCGAGCTGGTGCAGGATCTGTATGACCGGTACGGCGAGATGCACTCCGCGGAGTATGACTGGGCGCTGACCGTGGAAAAGAAGGAAGAAATCCGCCGCCTGATGATGGAGGAAAAGAAACTGCCGGACTTCGGGAAGCAGGCGGACAGGGTCAGCTATATGGACGGCTGCAAGGTGTATTTCCCGGACGGGTGGGTGATCCTCCGCTTCTCCGGCACCGAGCCGCGGATCCGGATTTTTGCCGAAGCGCCGACGGTGCAGGAAGCGGAAGCCCTCGTGCGGACGATGGCTGGCTTTACGGGACTGGCGTAA
- a CDS encoding inositol monophosphatase — MREQLMQIARTAGDFFSARSLSQIDQKEGHANFVTNVDREVEEYLQQALLALVPGSQVIGEEKENGALTDAPTWIVDPVDGTTNLIHDYRCSAVSIALCENRKPAVGLIWQPYMQEMFYAEAGRGASMNGKEIHVSETPFDKALVAFGTAPYHTELAEKSMELALAYLHSCADVRRSGSAAIDLAYLACGRHDAFFELNLKPWDYAAGSLIVREAGGVVSMPLEPVEMRYDRPAAILASSAAIADEIQAVFDRYMSPSAANQKL, encoded by the coding sequence ATGCGCGAACAACTGATGCAGATTGCGAGGACCGCGGGGGATTTCTTTTCCGCCCGGTCCCTTTCACAGATTGACCAGAAGGAAGGCCACGCGAATTTCGTCACCAATGTCGACCGGGAGGTGGAGGAGTACCTGCAGCAGGCGCTCCTTGCCCTGGTTCCCGGCTCCCAGGTCATCGGGGAGGAGAAGGAAAACGGCGCCCTGACCGACGCGCCGACCTGGATCGTCGATCCCGTGGACGGAACCACCAACCTGATCCATGATTACCGGTGCAGCGCCGTATCCATCGCGCTGTGCGAAAACCGGAAACCGGCCGTCGGCCTCATCTGGCAGCCTTACATGCAGGAGATGTTCTACGCGGAAGCCGGCCGCGGGGCAAGCATGAACGGAAAGGAAATCCATGTTTCCGAAACCCCGTTTGACAAAGCCCTGGTCGCGTTCGGCACCGCCCCGTACCATACGGAGCTGGCGGAAAAGAGCATGGAGCTGGCCCTGGCGTACCTGCATTCCTGCGCCGACGTCCGCCGGAGCGGTTCCGCCGCGATCGACCTTGCCTACCTGGCCTGCGGGCGCCACGACGCTTTCTTCGAGCTAAACCTGAAGCCGTGGGATTACGCGGCCGGAAGCCTCATCGTCCGGGAAGCCGGCGGGGTGGTTTCCATGCCGCTGGAGCCCGTGGAAATGCGCTATGACCGTCCCGCCGCCATCCTGGCGTCCAGTGCGGCCATCGCGGATGAAATCCAGGCGGTGTTTGACCGGTATATGTCTCCCTCCGCGGCGAATCAAAAGCTATAA
- a CDS encoding L-serine ammonia-lyase, iron-sulfur-dependent, subunit alpha, whose protein sequence is MKSIRSVYKIGHGPSSSHTVGPYNAARRFGMRHPEADGFRVTLYGSLAFTGAGHGTGKAILSALPGAEIRVDDTRKDLPHPNTMLFTALKDGQETESVRVFSVGGGSVRFENEPDDEEREVYPEKNLTEILEVCRKRNLTLTELIREREGEGLQKYLAESWQAMREAVQRGIRAEGTLPGGLNVQRKARILFEKRCYNESADVTMNRLIAAYAYAVSEENASENIVVTAPTCGSCGVIPAVFYYMQEDRGFPEAEILDAISVAALVGNVIRTNASISGAECGCQAEIGSACSMAAAGLAALYRLNLEQTEYAAEIAMEHHLGLTCDPVNGLVQIPCIERNAVAAMRAISAVNLSRFLYETRKISFDTVIDTMYQTGKDMDEKYRETSHGGLAQLYKI, encoded by the coding sequence ATGAAGAGCATCCGCAGCGTATACAAGATCGGCCATGGTCCCTCCAGTTCCCATACAGTCGGCCCTTATAACGCCGCCAGGCGATTCGGCATGCGGCATCCGGAAGCGGACGGTTTCCGCGTGACGCTGTACGGATCACTCGCGTTCACAGGGGCCGGACACGGAACCGGGAAGGCCATCCTGTCCGCACTGCCGGGGGCGGAAATCCGGGTGGATGATACCCGGAAGGACCTTCCGCATCCGAATACCATGCTTTTTACCGCTCTGAAGGACGGGCAGGAAACTGAAAGCGTGCGGGTCTTTTCTGTGGGCGGGGGATCTGTCCGCTTTGAAAACGAGCCGGATGATGAAGAACGGGAAGTATATCCGGAGAAGAACCTGACGGAGATCCTGGAAGTGTGCCGGAAGAGGAACCTGACGCTGACGGAACTGATCCGTGAGCGAGAGGGGGAAGGACTGCAGAAATACCTGGCGGAATCATGGCAGGCCATGCGTGAAGCGGTTCAGCGCGGTATCCGGGCGGAGGGAACGCTTCCCGGCGGACTGAATGTGCAGCGGAAAGCCAGAATCCTGTTTGAGAAACGCTGCTACAACGAGAGCGCCGACGTGACCATGAACCGGCTGATCGCGGCTTATGCATATGCGGTGAGCGAAGAGAACGCCAGTGAGAATATCGTGGTCACGGCGCCGACATGCGGCAGCTGCGGTGTGATTCCGGCCGTGTTCTACTATATGCAGGAAGACCGGGGCTTTCCGGAAGCGGAGATCCTGGACGCCATTTCGGTCGCTGCCCTGGTGGGCAATGTGATCCGGACAAACGCCAGCATATCCGGAGCGGAATGCGGATGCCAGGCGGAGATCGGAAGCGCGTGCTCCATGGCCGCGGCAGGACTTGCGGCCCTGTACCGGCTGAACCTGGAACAGACGGAATATGCCGCGGAAATTGCGATGGAGCACCATCTCGGCCTGACGTGCGATCCGGTGAACGGACTGGTGCAGATTCCCTGCATTGAGCGAAACGCGGTTGCCGCCATGCGTGCGATCAGCGCGGTGAACCTTTCCCGCTTCCTGTATGAAACGCGGAAGATTTCGTTTGACACGGTCATTGACACAATGTACCAGACCGGGAAAGACATGGATGAAAAGTACCGGGAAACTTCCCACGGAGGGCTTGCCCAGCTGTACAAAATCTGA
- a CDS encoding AraC family transcriptional regulator has protein sequence MQGWIEGLQHSIDFIEEHLTDPLDIEEIAGKAALSPFYYQRIFGALCGMTVGEYIRARRMSQAAQELARTGAKVIDVALKYGYDSPDSFTKAFLRFHGVSPSMAREPGASLRSFAPLHIKITMEGGSMMDYRIVEKAPFTIVGVKRPFNSDTSYQEIPKFWDEWLAQGKDRPIMGTFGVCIDMKGKDFDYWIADLYFPWEDVPEGCETRVIPGSLWAQFPCTIKTLQDTNTKIWSEWLPALQGYTLAGEYDIEVYLPPEEGSDDMKVYIWVPLNRA, from the coding sequence ATGCAGGGATGGATTGAAGGACTCCAGCATTCAATCGACTTTATCGAGGAGCACCTGACCGACCCGCTGGACATTGAGGAGATCGCCGGGAAAGCGGCGCTGTCTCCCTTCTATTACCAGCGGATCTTCGGCGCATTGTGCGGAATGACGGTCGGCGAATACATCCGTGCGCGCAGGATGTCGCAGGCCGCCCAGGAACTGGCCCGGACCGGTGCGAAGGTGATCGACGTCGCGCTGAAGTACGGCTATGATTCCCCGGACAGCTTCACTAAGGCTTTCCTGCGCTTCCATGGCGTTTCCCCGTCCATGGCCCGGGAACCCGGCGCGTCCCTGCGGTCGTTTGCCCCGCTGCACATCAAAATCACAATGGAGGGCGGCAGTATGATGGATTACCGTATTGTTGAAAAAGCACCGTTTACGATTGTCGGCGTGAAACGGCCGTTCAATTCCGACACCAGCTACCAGGAGATCCCGAAGTTCTGGGATGAGTGGCTGGCCCAGGGAAAGGACCGGCCGATCATGGGCACCTTCGGCGTATGCATCGACATGAAGGGAAAGGACTTTGACTACTGGATCGCGGATCTCTATTTCCCGTGGGAAGATGTGCCGGAAGGCTGCGAAACCCGGGTGATCCCCGGCAGCCTGTGGGCGCAGTTCCCCTGCACCATCAAAACACTGCAGGACACCAACACGAAGATCTGGTCGGAATGGCTTCCGGCGCTGCAGGGATACACCCTGGCCGGGGAGTATGATATTGAGGTCTATCTTCCCCCGGAAGAAGGCTCCGATGATATGAAGGTGTACATCTGGGTGCCGTTGAACCGGGCGTAA